The following are encoded in a window of Streptomyces sp. 11x1 genomic DNA:
- a CDS encoding methyltransferase domain-containing protein, with protein MNQPSGEELKACCAAAYSSDIVALLLGESYHPGGTALTRRLADGLGLTPGALVLDVASGRGTTALLLADAYGIEVDGVDYAPANTALAQGAAQAAGLADRVRFTTGDAEHLPYPEGVFDAVVCECALCTFPDKARAAAEFARVLRPGGRLGITDVTIDPTRLPAELSGLGARIACIADARPLQDYTEILAGAGLRTLRTERHNQAMLRMIDQIEARLNLLPMTAPARLTAAGVDLDAAPAVLEAARAAVTDGVLGYALLIAERTPD; from the coding sequence ATGAACCAGCCCAGCGGCGAGGAGCTGAAGGCGTGCTGCGCCGCCGCGTACTCCTCCGACATCGTCGCCCTGCTCCTCGGCGAGTCCTACCACCCTGGCGGCACCGCCCTGACCCGCCGCCTCGCCGACGGCCTCGGCCTGACCCCGGGTGCGCTGGTCCTCGACGTCGCCTCGGGGCGCGGCACCACCGCCCTGCTGCTGGCCGACGCGTACGGCATTGAGGTCGACGGGGTGGACTACGCACCGGCGAACACCGCCCTGGCCCAGGGTGCCGCCCAGGCCGCCGGCCTCGCAGATCGGGTGCGGTTCACCACCGGAGACGCCGAACACCTGCCGTATCCGGAGGGTGTCTTCGACGCCGTGGTGTGCGAGTGCGCCCTGTGCACCTTCCCGGACAAGGCGCGCGCGGCGGCCGAGTTCGCCCGTGTCCTTCGCCCGGGCGGGCGCCTCGGCATCACCGACGTCACCATCGATCCCACCCGGCTGCCGGCCGAGCTCAGCGGCCTCGGCGCCCGGATCGCCTGCATCGCCGACGCCCGGCCGCTCCAGGACTACACCGAGATCCTGGCCGGCGCGGGCCTGCGCACACTCCGCACCGAGCGCCACAATCAGGCGATGCTGCGGATGATCGACCAGATTGAGGCGAGGCTGAACCTGCTGCCCATGACCGCCCCCGCCCGCCTCACCGCAGCAGGCGTCGACCTCGACGCCGCCCCCGCCGTCCTGGAAGCCGCCCGGGCCGCGGTCACCGACGGCGTCCTCGGCTACGCGCTGCTCATCGCCGAACGCACCCCGGACTAG
- a CDS encoding redoxin domain-containing protein, with the protein MRARTLLPAALLTVTACGSGGGSAPAGDEGTSPSKPSSPAQSPTDSHDSGSGSQGAKAPEALNFSATTVDGKPFDAKTLAGKPTVLWFWAPWCPTCKGQAAETAKVAANQHGKANVVGVAGLDKNAAMRAFVSDTGTDSFPHLSDEKGEVWKRFKITQQSYYVILDQTGKTVYEGVLPGGKGLAEKVAALTG; encoded by the coding sequence TTGCGCGCCCGCACCCTCCTCCCGGCCGCCCTTCTCACTGTGACCGCATGCGGCTCGGGCGGTGGCTCCGCGCCGGCCGGCGACGAGGGGACCTCCCCCTCGAAGCCTTCTTCCCCCGCCCAGTCACCCACCGACTCCCACGACAGCGGCAGCGGGTCACAGGGCGCGAAGGCCCCCGAGGCTCTGAACTTCTCTGCGACCACTGTGGACGGCAAGCCGTTCGACGCGAAGACCCTCGCGGGCAAGCCCACCGTGCTGTGGTTCTGGGCACCCTGGTGCCCCACCTGCAAGGGCCAGGCCGCCGAGACGGCCAAGGTCGCCGCCAACCAGCACGGCAAGGCGAACGTCGTCGGCGTCGCGGGCCTGGACAAGAACGCCGCCATGCGCGCCTTCGTCTCCGACACCGGCACCGACTCCTTCCCCCACCTCTCCGACGAAAAGGGCGAAGTGTGGAAGCGGTTCAAGATCACCCAGCAGAGCTACTACGTGATCCTCGACCAGACCGGAAAGACCGTCTACGAGGGCGTGCTCCCCGGCGGCAAGGGCCTGGCGGAGAAGGTCGCCGCCCTCACCGGCTGA
- a CDS encoding IS1182 family transposase: MSLRPRSGEQVPSLTAQIARASNPGGTTAIWVRDRLDGLWCDEDFADWYPRDGRPGLSPAQLATVCVLQFLLGLSDRQAAEAVRCRIDFKYAMAMELDDPGFHHSVLADFRDRLAEGDRADRLLDLALARLTEAGLVRERTTQRTDSTHVLAAVRDLTRLELVTEAVRAALEEVAGMSPHLLDELVDEEWGRRYGRPVRLGKNPTKPTTRILATGNDAVRLLEHLYRRGAGRTSGPRVQALRQIMVQNYHRDQAGRLRWRTAEKEGGPGQPPSSRAVVSPYDTSARYARHGHIISWKGFAAHLTETCAPDGPNVITDVATTAATTHDSQVLPGIHTRLARRGLLPAEHLVDAGYTSLPHLEQATREHQVTVSGPLRSNPTRQHRQNEGFARDDFHIDYDRQQVTCPQGQVSAGWHGPYPTSSPTAAPLIVARFTKSQCRPCPARTQCTSTADSARTVGFPPRELRDLQLRVRAEQQTPEWKTRYAVRSGVEGTVNEFAHGHGMRRCRYRGQGKAHIQHVLTAIAVNIERLSGLPPAEEAPTSRRPTAFQHYLDQREIPRLKSWRTLGT; encoded by the coding sequence TTGTCCCTTCGCCCTCGTTCCGGTGAGCAAGTCCCCTCTCTGACCGCGCAGATCGCGCGGGCGAGCAATCCGGGCGGTACGACGGCGATATGGGTACGCGATCGCCTCGATGGGCTGTGGTGCGACGAGGACTTCGCCGACTGGTACCCGCGGGATGGGCGCCCGGGGCTCTCGCCTGCTCAACTGGCCACCGTCTGTGTGCTGCAGTTCCTGCTCGGCCTGTCGGACCGGCAGGCCGCCGAGGCGGTCCGCTGTCGCATCGACTTCAAGTACGCCATGGCGATGGAACTGGACGATCCCGGGTTCCACCACAGCGTGCTGGCCGACTTCCGAGACCGTCTCGCCGAAGGCGACCGCGCTGATCGCCTCCTCGACCTCGCGCTGGCCCGCCTCACGGAGGCCGGACTGGTGCGCGAGCGCACCACGCAGCGCACCGACTCCACCCACGTCCTGGCCGCGGTGCGCGACCTGACCCGCCTGGAGCTGGTCACCGAGGCGGTCCGCGCCGCACTCGAAGAAGTCGCCGGTATGTCCCCTCACCTGCTGGACGAGCTGGTCGATGAGGAGTGGGGCCGCCGCTACGGTCGGCCGGTCCGCCTGGGCAAGAACCCCACCAAGCCCACGACCAGGATCCTGGCCACCGGGAACGATGCCGTCCGGCTCCTGGAACACCTCTACCGGCGCGGAGCAGGCCGCACGTCCGGCCCTCGCGTCCAGGCCCTGCGCCAGATCATGGTGCAGAACTACCACCGTGACCAGGCAGGCCGGCTGCGCTGGCGCACCGCCGAGAAGGAAGGCGGACCCGGGCAGCCGCCCTCGTCCCGGGCAGTCGTCTCGCCCTACGACACCTCGGCCCGCTATGCGAGGCACGGGCACATCATCAGCTGGAAGGGGTTCGCCGCTCATCTGACGGAGACCTGTGCCCCCGACGGCCCCAACGTGATCACGGACGTGGCCACCACCGCGGCCACCACCCACGACAGTCAGGTCCTGCCCGGCATCCACACCCGTCTGGCGCGGCGCGGGCTGCTGCCCGCCGAGCATCTGGTCGACGCCGGCTACACGTCCCTGCCCCACCTCGAACAGGCCACCCGTGAACACCAGGTCACCGTCTCCGGGCCGCTGCGGAGCAACCCCACCCGCCAACACCGGCAGAACGAGGGCTTCGCCCGGGACGACTTCCACATCGACTACGACCGTCAGCAGGTCACGTGCCCCCAGGGGCAGGTCAGTGCGGGCTGGCACGGCCCTTACCCAACCTCGTCACCCACCGCGGCCCCGCTGATCGTGGCCAGGTTCACCAAGAGTCAGTGCCGTCCCTGCCCGGCCCGCACCCAGTGCACCTCCACCGCCGACAGCGCCCGAACCGTGGGCTTTCCCCCGCGAGAACTCCGTGACCTGCAACTTCGCGTCCGCGCGGAGCAACAGACGCCCGAGTGGAAGACCCGCTATGCGGTCCGCTCGGGAGTGGAGGGCACGGTCAACGAGTTCGCCCACGGACACGGCATGCGGCGCTGCCGCTACCGAGGACAAGGAAAGGCCCACATCCAGCACGTTCTGACGGCCATTGCCGTCAACATCGAGCGCCTCAGCGGACTGCCACCGGCCGAAGAAGCACCCACGTCCCGCCGACCGACTGCCTTCCAGCACTACCTCGACCAGCGCGAGATACCCCGGCTGAAGTCCTGGCGAACCCTGGGAACCTGA
- a CDS encoding cytochrome c biogenesis CcdA family protein, with protein sequence MADLPLALALGAGMLAAVNPCGFALLPAYLSLLVLGDDSPSRTVAVGRALAATAAMTAGFATFFGVFGLLIQPVAGQIQQHLPWFTIVLGLLIATAGAWLLAGRQLSTFAPKLRRAPTVTRSVPSMALFGTAYATASLGCTIAPFLAIVVSAFRSGSTTEGILLFAAYAAGMGLIVGVASLTVALTRTTAVTRLRRLGAIAPPARRRSAPPGRRLRRLLRLVRDPRPAQPHHQRPRHRHGGHRPASRCRHPGHRRSGRDRRTLRPPAPRHIGHPAPQAHEPAHRLPTVIKGPRHEGYRLSLAAEARSAPLMPDAGNPGRL encoded by the coding sequence ATGGCCGACCTGCCCCTCGCCCTCGCCCTCGGCGCCGGGATGCTCGCCGCCGTCAACCCGTGCGGCTTCGCCCTGCTCCCCGCCTACCTCTCCCTGCTCGTCCTCGGCGACGACAGCCCCAGCCGTACCGTCGCCGTCGGCCGGGCGCTCGCCGCCACCGCCGCGATGACCGCGGGCTTCGCCACCTTCTTCGGCGTCTTCGGACTCCTCATCCAGCCCGTCGCCGGCCAGATCCAGCAGCACCTGCCCTGGTTCACCATCGTCCTCGGCCTGCTCATCGCCACGGCCGGAGCATGGCTCCTCGCAGGCCGCCAACTGTCCACCTTCGCCCCGAAACTCCGCCGTGCCCCCACCGTCACGCGATCCGTGCCCTCGATGGCACTGTTCGGTACGGCGTATGCCACCGCCTCCCTCGGCTGCACCATCGCCCCGTTCCTCGCCATCGTCGTCTCCGCCTTTCGCAGCGGCTCCACCACGGAAGGCATCCTCCTCTTCGCTGCCTACGCCGCCGGGATGGGCCTGATCGTCGGCGTAGCCTCCCTGACCGTCGCCCTCACCCGCACCACCGCCGTCACCCGGCTGCGCCGCCTCGGCGCGATCGCCCCCCCGGCTCGGCGGCGGTCTGCTCCTCCTGGTCGGCGCCTACGTCGCCTACTACGGCTGGTACGAGATCCGCGCCCTGCACAACCCCACCACCAACGACCCCGTCATCGACACGGCGGCCACCGTCCAGCGAGCCGTTGCCGACACCCTGGACACCGCCGGTCCGGCCGTGATCGCCGTACTCTTCGCCCTCCTGCTCCTCGCCACATTGGTCATCCGGCGCCGCAAGCGCACGAGCCGGCACACCGGCTTCCAACCGTGATCAAAGGCCCGCGACATGAGGGGTATCGCCTCTCCCTTGCCGCAGAGGCCAGGTCGGCACCCCTGATGCCGGACGCGGGAAACCCGGGTCGCCTCTGA
- a CDS encoding mercury transporter, with amino-acid sequence MSASRERSGLGGMAAVVGAGLVMVVCCAGPLLVAGGALGAVGGALGHPWLITVGAVVLLAGTGYALHCRARRRRGAGAEDCCPAAPAEPRPNEHVDVADPGGDVR; translated from the coding sequence ATGTCCGCGTCCCGTGAACGGTCCGGGCTCGGCGGCATGGCCGCGGTGGTGGGTGCCGGGCTGGTGATGGTGGTGTGCTGCGCGGGCCCGCTGCTCGTGGCCGGCGGAGCACTCGGCGCCGTCGGCGGGGCGCTGGGCCATCCCTGGCTGATCACCGTCGGTGCGGTCGTACTGCTCGCCGGCACCGGCTACGCCCTGCACTGCCGGGCCCGCCGACGCCGGGGCGCCGGGGCGGAGGACTGCTGCCCGGCCGCCCCAGCCGAGCCCCGGCCGAACGAACACGTTGATGTAGCCGATCCGGGCGGCGATGTCCGCTGA
- a CDS encoding Crp/Fnr family transcriptional regulator, whose amino-acid sequence MTDAAARGEEAERTWCLAEVDIFCDLSEQEMEAIAAAAPMKTYHAGEILYSPTQPSEVLFILKKGRVRVFRVSADGRALTTAIISPGTIFGEMVLLGQHMYDNYAEALDDTVVCVMSRTDVHRLLLADARIAARITAILGRRLADLEQRLSDSVFKTVAQRIATTLTTLTSAQPPAGPLRPVGRHPQIALTHEQLAALAGTSRETCTKVLRDYADHGLLRLARGRISVLDPERLKDAAG is encoded by the coding sequence ATGACCGACGCCGCAGCCCGAGGCGAGGAAGCGGAGCGGACCTGGTGCCTGGCCGAGGTCGACATCTTCTGCGACCTGTCCGAGCAGGAGATGGAGGCCATCGCCGCCGCGGCACCGATGAAGACCTACCACGCGGGCGAGATCCTCTACTCGCCCACCCAGCCCTCCGAAGTGCTGTTCATCCTCAAGAAGGGCCGGGTCCGCGTCTTCCGAGTCTCCGCCGACGGCCGCGCGCTGACCACCGCGATCATCTCCCCGGGCACCATCTTCGGCGAAATGGTCCTGCTCGGACAGCACATGTACGACAACTACGCCGAAGCCCTCGACGACACCGTCGTGTGCGTGATGAGCCGCACGGACGTCCATCGGCTGCTGCTGGCCGACGCGCGGATCGCCGCCCGGATCACCGCGATCCTCGGCCGCCGCCTGGCCGACCTCGAACAGCGCCTGTCCGACAGCGTGTTCAAGACCGTCGCCCAGCGCATCGCCACCACACTGACCACCCTGACCAGCGCCCAGCCCCCGGCAGGCCCCCTGCGCCCGGTCGGACGCCACCCGCAGATCGCCCTCACCCACGAACAGCTCGCCGCCCTCGCCGGCACCTCCCGCGAAACCTGCACCAAGGTCCTGCGCGACTACGCCGACCACGGCCTGCTCCGCCTGGCCCGCGGACGCATCAGCGTCCTCGACCCCGAACGGCTCAAGGACGCCGCCGGCTGA
- a CDS encoding radical SAM protein, with the protein MTQAPAPRCKTDSDEVFVEFTKSICPLCKTPVDAQVNIRNDKVYLRKRCGEHGEFEALVYGDAEEYLSSARFNKPGTIPLVFQTEVKDGCPSDCGLCPEHKQHACLGIIEVNTGCNLDCPICFADSGHQSDGYSITHEQCERMLDAFVASEGEAEVVMFSGGEPTIHKHILDFIDLAQTRPIKNVNLNTNGIRLATDKNFVAELGKRNRVPGRSVNIYLQFDGFDERTHLEIRGRDLRTFKQRALDNCAEAGLTVTLVAAVERGLNEHELGAIIEYGIDHPAVRSVAFQPVTHSGRHVEFDPLNRLTNPDVIRLINAQRPEWFTKGDFFPVPCCFPTCRSITYLLVDGEPGNRTVVPIPRLLNVEDYLDYVTNRVMPDAGIREALEKLWSASAFMGTATTEEKLRATAEALDCADACGIDLPEAVKNLTDKAFMIVVQDFQDPYTLNVKQLMKCCVEEITPDGRLIPFCAYNSVGYREQVRAQMSGVPVAPVAPNALPLAGRLTATPYGSKTASSSDEEGKLSS; encoded by the coding sequence ATGACCCAGGCACCCGCGCCCCGCTGCAAGACCGACAGCGACGAGGTGTTCGTGGAGTTCACCAAGTCCATCTGCCCGCTGTGCAAGACCCCCGTCGACGCGCAGGTCAACATCCGCAACGACAAGGTCTATCTGCGCAAACGCTGCGGTGAGCACGGCGAGTTCGAGGCACTGGTCTACGGGGACGCCGAGGAGTACCTGTCCTCGGCACGCTTCAACAAGCCCGGCACGATTCCGCTCGTCTTCCAGACCGAGGTGAAGGACGGCTGCCCCAGTGACTGCGGGCTGTGCCCGGAGCACAAGCAGCACGCCTGCCTGGGCATCATCGAGGTCAACACCGGCTGCAACCTGGACTGCCCGATCTGCTTCGCCGACTCCGGCCACCAGAGCGACGGCTACTCCATCACCCACGAGCAGTGCGAGCGGATGCTCGACGCCTTCGTGGCCTCCGAGGGCGAGGCGGAGGTGGTGATGTTCTCCGGCGGCGAGCCCACCATCCACAAGCACATCCTCGACTTCATCGACCTCGCCCAGACCCGCCCGATCAAGAACGTCAACCTCAACACCAACGGCATCCGCCTGGCCACCGACAAGAACTTCGTCGCCGAACTCGGCAAGCGCAACCGGGTGCCGGGCCGGTCGGTGAACATCTACTTGCAGTTCGACGGCTTCGACGAGCGCACGCACCTGGAGATCCGGGGCCGGGACCTGCGCACGTTCAAGCAGCGGGCCCTGGACAACTGCGCCGAGGCAGGGCTGACCGTCACCCTCGTCGCGGCCGTCGAGCGCGGGCTGAACGAGCACGAGCTCGGGGCGATCATCGAGTACGGCATCGACCACCCCGCGGTCCGCTCGGTGGCGTTCCAGCCGGTCACCCACTCGGGCCGGCACGTGGAGTTCGACCCGCTGAACCGGCTCACCAACCCCGACGTCATCCGCCTCATCAACGCCCAACGCCCGGAATGGTTCACCAAGGGCGACTTCTTCCCCGTCCCGTGCTGCTTCCCCACCTGCCGCTCCATCACCTACCTCCTCGTCGACGGCGAACCGGGCAACCGCACCGTCGTTCCCATCCCCCGGCTGCTCAACGTCGAGGACTACCTGGACTACGTCACCAACCGGGTCATGCCCGACGCCGGGATCCGCGAAGCCCTGGAGAAACTGTGGTCGGCCTCCGCATTCATGGGCACCGCCACGACCGAGGAAAAGCTGCGGGCCACCGCCGAGGCACTGGACTGCGCGGACGCCTGCGGCATCGACCTCCCGGAAGCGGTAAAGAACTTGACTGACAAGGCGTTCATGATCGTCGTTCAGGACTTCCAGGACCCCTACACCCTCAACGTCAAGCAGCTGATGAAGTGCTGCGTCGAGGAGATCACCCCCGACGGCCGCCTCATCCCCTTCTGCGCCTACAACTCCGTCGGCTACCGCGAACAGGTCCGCGCGCAGATGTCCGGTGTCCCCGTCGCCCCGGTCGCGCCCAACGCGCTGCCGCTCGCCGGCCGTCTGACGGCGACCCCGTACGGCTCGAAGACCGCCAGCAGCTCGGACGAGGAAGGAAAGCTCTCGTCATGA
- a CDS encoding MauE/DoxX family redox-associated membrane protein, which yields MVLRIVLGTLYTAMAVGQLASFEHMPRILSAYGLVSGSAATGLAAALIAGELVCGVWFLARPRSTALAPVWVYTAVSVVWTVLAVQAYARGLVVDNCGCFGIYLTQRLNWFVLLQDAATLLYAGPLVRSARRAPAPSPAGREEASGDVRVP from the coding sequence ATGGTGCTCAGGATCGTGCTCGGGACGCTGTACACGGCGATGGCCGTCGGCCAGCTCGCCTCCTTCGAGCACATGCCGCGGATCCTGTCCGCGTACGGGCTGGTGTCCGGCAGTGCCGCGACCGGGCTGGCCGCGGCGCTGATCGCGGGGGAGCTGGTGTGCGGGGTCTGGTTCCTGGCCCGTCCCCGCTCGACGGCCCTGGCGCCGGTGTGGGTGTACACGGCCGTCTCGGTGGTGTGGACGGTGCTGGCCGTGCAGGCGTACGCGCGGGGCCTGGTGGTGGACAACTGCGGCTGCTTCGGCATCTACCTCACGCAGCGGCTGAACTGGTTCGTGCTGCTCCAGGACGCGGCGACCTTGCTGTACGCCGGCCCGCTGGTCCGCTCCGCCCGCCGGGCGCCCGCCCCTTCACCCGCTGGCCGAGAGGAGGCGAGCGGTGATGTCCGCGTCCCGTGA
- a CDS encoding VOC family protein produces MKTVGSISQPCPASHCSSAAAFMSVASRGHSYIWLSTLMSPFGAAATIPSPAVWSGITLACNVDSRRQVDAAFAAAVAAGAIAVADPVDRPWSGRSAYIADPEGNRWEIAWASSASFDARGALTGFGS; encoded by the coding sequence ATGAAGACCGTCGGGTCGATCTCCCAGCCGTGTCCGGCTAGCCACTGCTCCAGTGCTGCGGCGTTCATGTCGGTCGCCTCGCGCGGCCACTCGTACATCTGGCTCTCCACGCTTATGTCCCCCTTCGGTGCGGCCGCCACCATCCCGTCTCCCGCTGTGTGGTCGGGAATCACGCTCGCCTGCAACGTGGACAGCCGTCGGCAAGTGGATGCAGCCTTCGCGGCCGCGGTTGCGGCGGGTGCCATCGCGGTTGCTGATCCGGTGGACCGTCCTTGGAGCGGCCGGTCGGCGTATATCGCAGACCCGGAAGGCAATCGCTGGGAGATCGCCTGGGCGTCCAGCGCGAGTTTCGATGCCCGTGGCGCGTTGACCGGGTTCGGCAGCTGA
- a CDS encoding TfoX/Sxy family protein codes for MAFDEGLAQRIRARLGADPGITQKRMFGGLAFLHEGNMAVGVIGDELMVRVGPDATEAALARPGTRPFDFTGRPMRGWVVVASSAVSEDEALADWVDQGHAFAASLPPK; via the coding sequence ATGGCGTTCGACGAAGGACTGGCGCAACGCATCCGGGCCCGGCTGGGCGCGGATCCGGGCATCACACAGAAGCGGATGTTCGGCGGACTGGCGTTTCTGCACGAGGGCAACATGGCCGTGGGCGTGATCGGGGACGAGCTCATGGTCCGGGTCGGCCCGGACGCCACCGAGGCGGCCCTGGCACGGCCCGGGACGCGGCCCTTCGACTTCACCGGGCGCCCGATGCGCGGCTGGGTCGTCGTGGCTTCCTCCGCTGTGTCCGAGGACGAGGCCCTGGCCGACTGGGTCGACCAGGGGCACGCCTTCGCGGCGAGCCTGCCGCCCAAATAG
- a CDS encoding SRPBCC family protein, with product MGIDVTVEREIPLPCEQVAAYAMDWRHDAEWTQGIRTAQLTREADTGGFGVGAEVTRTAYFLGKRIDYVLRVAAYEPPRLLDMVSVAGPMPMHVTYTFEHLPDGGTRARIRVRGDASGLYRLAGPMMGRRVRSSLIKDLRDLERQVSSRRGG from the coding sequence ATGGGTATCGACGTGACCGTGGAGCGGGAGATCCCGCTGCCGTGCGAGCAGGTGGCGGCGTACGCGATGGACTGGCGCCACGACGCCGAGTGGACCCAGGGCATCCGGACAGCGCAGCTGACCCGCGAAGCCGATACGGGCGGCTTCGGGGTCGGGGCCGAGGTGACGCGGACCGCGTACTTCCTGGGCAAGCGGATTGACTACGTCCTGCGGGTCGCCGCCTACGAGCCGCCGCGACTGCTGGACATGGTCTCGGTCGCCGGACCGATGCCGATGCACGTCACCTACACCTTCGAGCACCTCCCGGACGGCGGCACGCGTGCCCGGATCCGAGTGCGCGGTGACGCCTCCGGCCTCTACCGGCTGGCGGGACCGATGATGGGGCGCAGGGTGCGCTCATCGCTGATCAAGGATCTTCGCGACCTTGAGCGGCAGGTGAGCAGCCGCAGGGGAGGGTGA
- a CDS encoding TetR/AcrR family transcriptional regulator, with protein MTSQRGSQSAVVPRGRTAAGRAPGPRAAEIRNAALVLFAERGYAATTMADIGEAVGMRGPSLYKHVGSKQELLAQIMTGTMDDLLRNHRVAVSGCEDVVERLRRAAEAHVRYHARHRLEAFVGTREIRSLDEPHRAEVLQRRAAYEQAFRTLLGEGVQAGRFSVTTVKLTSYAILDLGMGVPVWYREDGDLTEDQIVYQYGDFALRLAGVR; from the coding sequence GTGACGTCACAGCGCGGCAGTCAGTCGGCGGTGGTCCCCCGGGGCCGCACGGCGGCCGGCCGGGCCCCGGGGCCGCGTGCGGCGGAGATCCGGAACGCGGCGCTCGTCCTGTTCGCGGAGCGAGGGTACGCCGCCACCACGATGGCGGACATCGGCGAAGCGGTGGGGATGCGCGGGCCGAGTCTGTACAAGCATGTGGGCTCCAAGCAGGAGCTGCTCGCCCAGATCATGACGGGCACGATGGACGACCTGCTACGAAACCACCGTGTCGCTGTCTCCGGTTGTGAGGACGTGGTGGAGCGGCTGCGCCGGGCCGCGGAGGCTCATGTTCGCTACCACGCCCGGCACCGCCTCGAGGCGTTCGTGGGGACCCGGGAGATCCGCAGCCTGGACGAACCCCACCGTGCGGAGGTCCTTCAGCGGCGCGCGGCCTACGAGCAGGCGTTCAGGACGTTGCTCGGTGAGGGAGTGCAGGCCGGGCGCTTCAGTGTCACCACGGTGAAGCTGACCTCCTACGCGATCTTGGACCTCGGGATGGGTGTGCCCGTCTGGTACCGCGAGGACGGCGATCTGACGGAGGATCAGATCGTGTACCAGTACGGCGACTTCGCGCTGCGGCTGGCCGGCGTGCGTTGA
- a CDS encoding alpha/beta fold hydrolase, with amino-acid sequence MAFVLIHGASFGANCWDELIPHLRSEALAVDLPGHGSRTGADLGSVTLADCADAVREDMEAKDLRDVVLVGHSFAGVTIPRVLDLVPDRIRHVVLVSAVVPPDGTRVLDQIDPGVRDLVEQSIADGVYHQTREGAAAMLCNDMDEATTSSTLDLLADDSAALLRETVDLSGYRRQIPRTYVHLTRDQCYVEELQQRSMALLRPDVIDLDTGHMAMISAPERLAAVLNAIHG; translated from the coding sequence ATGGCGTTCGTTCTCATCCACGGCGCAAGCTTCGGCGCGAACTGCTGGGACGAGCTGATACCCCACCTGAGATCGGAAGCGCTCGCAGTCGACCTTCCGGGGCACGGCTCCAGGACCGGAGCCGACCTCGGCTCGGTCACGCTCGCGGACTGCGCGGACGCGGTCCGCGAGGACATGGAGGCGAAGGATCTGCGGGACGTGGTGCTGGTCGGTCACTCCTTCGCGGGAGTCACGATCCCGCGCGTCCTGGACCTCGTACCTGACCGGATCCGCCATGTCGTCCTCGTGTCGGCCGTGGTGCCGCCGGACGGGACAAGGGTGCTTGACCAGATCGATCCCGGAGTGCGGGATCTGGTCGAGCAGTCCATCGCCGACGGTGTCTATCACCAGACCCGTGAAGGCGCCGCCGCGATGCTGTGCAACGACATGGATGAGGCGACCACCTCGTCCACCCTGGACCTGTTGGCCGATGACTCCGCCGCCTTGCTGCGCGAGACCGTGGACCTGAGCGGCTACCGACGCCAGATCCCCCGGACGTATGTGCACCTCACGCGGGACCAGTGCTACGTCGAGGAACTCCAGCAACGATCCATGGCGCTCCTTCGGCCCGATGTCATCGACCTCGACACCGGCCACATGGCGATGATCAGCGCGCCCGAAAGGCTCGCCGCCGTCCTCAACGCCATCCACGGCTGA
- a CDS encoding MFS transporter: MSRPRRNAGPSSGGAIFLGLTYIGIYLSTDLGYDSTQVLWLSASVVLVTVLLMVPAGWLAARFGSRRILLFGLLGFLVTAYPAMMLMGRHSLPLAGVAYLLFMLSSAFVQVPAASLWPHLFERRVRYTGMAIGYNVGTVLAGGTAPYISAFLVQRTGNLLSPAFFVMVVCVIGIGALLTVREDV; this comes from the coding sequence ATGAGTCGGCCCCGCCGCAACGCAGGGCCTTCCTCGGGCGGCGCCATCTTCCTCGGCCTGACGTACATCGGCATCTACCTCTCCACCGACCTGGGATACGACTCCACGCAGGTGCTCTGGCTGAGCGCGAGCGTCGTGCTCGTCACCGTGCTACTCATGGTGCCGGCCGGCTGGCTCGCCGCCCGGTTCGGCTCCCGTCGCATCCTGTTGTTCGGGTTGCTGGGATTCCTGGTGACCGCCTACCCCGCGATGATGCTCATGGGCCGGCACAGCCTGCCTCTGGCCGGCGTGGCCTACCTGCTCTTCATGCTGAGCAGCGCGTTCGTGCAGGTCCCGGCGGCCAGTCTGTGGCCGCACCTGTTCGAACGCCGGGTCCGGTACACCGGCATGGCGATCGGGTACAACGTCGGCACCGTCCTCGCGGGCGGCACGGCTCCGTACATCTCGGCCTTCCTTGTCCAGCGGACCGGGAACCTGCTCTCCCCGGCGTTCTTCGTCATGGTGGTCTGCGTGATCGGGATCGGTGCCCTGCTCACGGTCCGCGAGGATGTATGA